From Thermogemmata fonticola, a single genomic window includes:
- a CDS encoding tetratricopeptide repeat protein, translating to MVSGSCAEAARLAIELRPDHGHACLFRGLALLQLGQAQEAIAPLRQGLAIEPDNFELHLALGQALVRCGQFAEAEKELQTAAQLRPMDPRPSLELQRLRQR from the coding sequence ATGGTTTCAGGAAGCTGCGCCGAAGCGGCACGCCTGGCGATCGAGCTGAGACCAGATCACGGCCATGCCTGCCTGTTCCGCGGTTTGGCCCTCCTGCAACTGGGACAGGCCCAAGAGGCTATCGCACCTTTACGCCAAGGGTTGGCCATCGAACCGGACAACTTCGAGCTGCATTTGGCCTTGGGGCAGGCCCTTGTCCGGTGCGGGCAATTTGCAGAGGCGGAAAAGGAGTTGCAGACGGCGGCCCAACTCCGCCCGATGGACCCACGGCCTTCCCTGGAGCTGCAACGCTTGCGTCAACGCTGA
- a CDS encoding glutamate synthase-related protein, with the protein MDAYGWQRVREGHLLYTDEVGRDACGIGGVAAKDGKPSHEVVRKALTALACMEHRGGVCGDTGDGAGLTAVIPQAFFKEEARRLRLDGARYLKPEDLLAVGVIFLMESDPVRQDRVRQLIRECIPAESFPLLGVRPVPTCDDVLSARARSTRPASIEQWLYRVNVPHEAEAERRLYRARLALRARLAEEGLQVYIPSFSTRLISYKGLLRSPQLAEYYPDLTQPNFETGIAIFHRRYSTNTFPNWTLAQPFRMTCHNGEINTIRTNRNAVSAFARSLQPPIPGGELLSPKMSDSASLDEWLEYLVLEQNWSLLRALRVSIPPVWDTEADVWGPDAFDLFTYYRRTLGSLAAWDGPAGIIGTDGRILVGLVDRMGLRPVRWCSDRRGWLYIGSESGVFGLDPTTIVASGQLQPGQMIALDTTSGERLDSHQILARVVAEAKAELGDLHELNRRQIIIPEGFDYTRQTEDLIEAALADRNWTLDHLLQAAGWDFDRAVFVKEMAKLKKEPLSSMGHDRVLTIFSQHHPTLFKYLQQTFAEVTNPPIDPYREGGAMSLTTYIGRAPRCGGQGANGDELPIRQMELSSPVISDAIIEEIRQNEVLGFKLLDATFPLSGGVEALRASLIALQSSAEKAIHDGYHVLCISDKEACKRGIYPIPSLLALGAVHQYLCRQGLRQRCSLIVQAGDIQEGHDVCCLVAFGADAVHPYLMLRLVKDGLIFKDPDSKNELRLEPREALENLFIALEDTIKKVISKMGITTIEGYRGAQLFEAVGFGPELMEFLGDFPSRLGGIGLAELVEDAQWRVQQAEKMTVLGRNRDYHAFNAKVRMALRDAVKEAHPEPDAGGGEMAYTAPPAECDPQVFHRIESKYAKFTELINTRVPTVLRDLFTVAQAPRPLPLEEVQSAQDIIRRHFRGAAMSHGALTGASHMTIAAALNELGTFSNSGEGGEARWRNDIPERAWGPFWEKVREQRLAHPEIYCLGGDIRRSRFRSRIRQVASGRFGVDAEYLVNAEEIQIKMAQGAKPGEGGQLMGKKVTTEIAEIRFAKPGTDLISPPPHHDIYSIEDLAQLIYDLKAVKPGVLVSVKLVAVENIGTIAVGVAKAGADIIEIDGIDGGTGAAMVSSKEHAGLPSEMGLAEAHQALVVNGLRRTVRLRVGGGIKNGYDIIKYALFGADEFSFGQALMVSVGCIVCKSCHIPNCPTGITGSPEIFKGHPEHTKAYLLAVAQEVRQILAAMGFRQLSDITGRCELLVPRTDLKTRHPRAALLDLSRFLQPDMALCRLEEKYPQNPPPASGVKEIDLGLNRKILDAAYDAIDTAQNADLVFRIRNSDRSVGATVAGLIAQLYGREGMPNHRKIRVRFEGEAGQSFGAWCVNGLDLELRGFAQDGVAKGISGGTVVVTLDYSASDYGGEIQSVAGNNVGYGATGGTIFIGGRAGHRLGIRNSGATIVAEAAGKYACEYMTRGRVLILGPVENEIGSGMTGGELFIYDPKNEVPAKLHGKSVTVIDCSHVDYEWMHPLLHQYFARTGSRQAEYILKNWAEIRRGRRIRKVLPLAVARAMEDLKTAGTNAG; encoded by the coding sequence GTGGATGCCTATGGTTGGCAGCGTGTACGTGAGGGCCATTTGCTGTACACCGATGAAGTGGGTCGGGATGCCTGCGGGATTGGCGGAGTGGCTGCCAAAGATGGTAAGCCGAGCCACGAGGTGGTCCGCAAGGCCCTGACGGCATTGGCCTGCATGGAGCACCGGGGCGGTGTCTGCGGAGACACGGGAGATGGAGCAGGTCTAACTGCTGTCATTCCGCAAGCGTTTTTCAAGGAGGAAGCCCGTCGGCTTCGCTTGGATGGCGCGCGTTATCTCAAGCCGGAAGATCTCTTAGCTGTCGGCGTGATCTTTCTGATGGAAAGCGACCCGGTTCGCCAGGATCGCGTCCGGCAGTTGATCCGCGAATGCATCCCGGCTGAGAGCTTTCCGCTTTTAGGCGTTCGGCCCGTTCCCACGTGTGACGATGTGCTCTCGGCACGTGCCCGCTCGACGCGGCCGGCGAGCATTGAGCAATGGCTGTATCGGGTCAACGTCCCCCACGAGGCCGAGGCTGAGCGCCGGCTCTATCGCGCCCGTTTGGCTTTGCGTGCCCGCTTGGCCGAGGAGGGGCTTCAGGTCTACATCCCTTCCTTTTCCACCCGCCTGATCAGTTACAAAGGACTACTTCGAAGCCCCCAATTGGCCGAGTACTACCCGGACCTAACCCAACCGAACTTTGAAACTGGTATTGCCATCTTCCACCGGCGTTACAGCACCAATACGTTCCCGAATTGGACGCTGGCTCAACCTTTTCGCATGACCTGTCACAACGGGGAAATCAACACAATCCGCACCAATCGCAATGCTGTTTCTGCCTTCGCCCGCAGTTTACAACCTCCCATTCCAGGGGGGGAGTTGCTCTCGCCGAAAATGAGCGACTCCGCCAGTCTCGACGAATGGCTGGAATACCTGGTATTGGAGCAAAACTGGAGCTTGCTACGGGCGCTCCGCGTGTCTATTCCGCCCGTTTGGGACACAGAGGCTGACGTTTGGGGACCAGATGCTTTTGATCTGTTCACCTACTATCGGCGAACCTTGGGTTCCCTGGCGGCTTGGGACGGACCCGCAGGAATCATCGGCACCGATGGCCGTATCCTGGTCGGCCTTGTGGATCGGATGGGACTGCGACCTGTCCGCTGGTGTTCCGATCGCCGCGGCTGGTTGTACATCGGGAGCGAATCGGGGGTGTTCGGCCTCGATCCCACCACCATCGTCGCCAGTGGCCAATTGCAGCCAGGACAGATGATTGCCCTGGATACTACCAGCGGAGAACGCCTAGATAGCCACCAAATCCTTGCGCGGGTCGTCGCCGAGGCGAAAGCCGAGTTGGGCGATCTGCACGAACTCAACCGCCGCCAGATTATCATTCCGGAAGGCTTTGACTACACCCGGCAAACGGAGGACCTGATTGAGGCCGCCTTGGCTGACCGCAACTGGACGTTAGATCATCTGCTGCAAGCGGCGGGTTGGGACTTCGATCGGGCCGTCTTCGTCAAAGAAATGGCCAAGCTCAAAAAGGAGCCGCTCAGCTCTATGGGCCATGACCGCGTGTTGACTATCTTCAGCCAGCACCATCCGACCTTGTTCAAGTATTTACAGCAAACTTTTGCGGAAGTGACCAATCCCCCGATCGACCCATATCGCGAAGGCGGAGCCATGTCGCTGACGACCTACATTGGACGTGCTCCCCGTTGCGGCGGTCAGGGGGCTAATGGCGACGAACTCCCTATCCGCCAGATGGAGTTGTCTTCGCCGGTGATCTCCGACGCCATCATCGAAGAAATCCGGCAGAACGAGGTGCTGGGGTTCAAGTTGTTGGATGCCACCTTCCCCTTGTCCGGCGGCGTCGAAGCCCTCCGCGCCAGTCTGATCGCGTTACAAAGCTCCGCTGAGAAGGCCATCCATGACGGCTACCACGTGCTTTGCATCTCCGACAAGGAAGCCTGCAAACGCGGCATCTACCCCATTCCTTCTTTGCTGGCCCTGGGAGCTGTCCATCAATACCTCTGCCGCCAAGGATTGCGGCAGCGCTGTAGCCTGATCGTCCAAGCAGGTGACATTCAGGAAGGGCATGACGTTTGCTGCTTGGTCGCTTTCGGAGCCGATGCGGTCCATCCATATCTCATGCTCCGGTTGGTCAAGGATGGCTTGATCTTTAAGGACCCCGATTCCAAGAACGAGCTGCGTCTTGAGCCGCGCGAGGCTTTGGAGAACCTCTTCATTGCTCTGGAAGACACCATCAAGAAGGTGATCTCGAAGATGGGGATCACCACCATCGAAGGGTATCGCGGGGCACAGCTATTTGAAGCAGTGGGCTTTGGTCCCGAACTGATGGAGTTCCTGGGGGATTTTCCCAGCCGATTGGGCGGAATCGGCTTGGCCGAACTGGTGGAAGATGCCCAATGGCGGGTGCAACAAGCCGAAAAGATGACGGTGCTTGGTCGCAACCGGGACTATCACGCCTTCAATGCCAAAGTGCGCATGGCTTTGCGCGACGCCGTCAAGGAAGCCCATCCGGAACCGGACGCTGGGGGTGGCGAAATGGCCTATACTGCCCCTCCGGCAGAGTGCGACCCCCAAGTTTTTCACCGGATCGAAAGCAAATATGCCAAGTTCACCGAGTTGATCAATACACGGGTTCCCACCGTCTTGCGCGACCTGTTCACGGTAGCTCAGGCGCCCCGCCCCCTGCCGCTGGAAGAGGTCCAGTCAGCACAGGATATCATCCGCCGCCATTTCCGCGGTGCTGCCATGAGCCACGGTGCCCTCACCGGTGCTTCCCACATGACGATTGCCGCTGCCCTCAACGAACTAGGCACCTTCAGCAATAGCGGCGAAGGGGGAGAGGCTCGCTGGCGCAATGATATTCCGGAGCGAGCATGGGGACCGTTCTGGGAGAAGGTCCGCGAACAACGCTTGGCGCATCCCGAAATCTACTGTCTCGGTGGCGATATTCGCAGGAGCCGCTTCCGTAGCCGAATCCGTCAGGTGGCGAGCGGCCGTTTCGGTGTCGATGCGGAATACCTCGTCAATGCCGAAGAAATTCAGATCAAAATGGCTCAGGGGGCCAAGCCGGGAGAAGGCGGGCAGTTGATGGGCAAGAAAGTGACCACGGAAATTGCCGAAATCCGCTTCGCCAAGCCCGGCACGGACCTGATCAGTCCGCCACCCCATCATGATATCTACTCCATCGAAGACTTGGCTCAGCTCATTTACGATTTGAAGGCCGTCAAGCCGGGAGTCTTAGTCTCGGTGAAGCTAGTGGCCGTGGAGAATATCGGCACCATCGCCGTGGGCGTGGCCAAGGCCGGTGCGGACATCATCGAAATTGACGGCATCGACGGCGGCACCGGAGCGGCGATGGTCTCCAGCAAGGAACACGCTGGGTTGCCCAGCGAAATGGGGCTGGCCGAGGCCCATCAGGCTCTGGTGGTCAATGGCTTGCGCCGTACGGTCCGCCTGCGAGTCGGTGGCGGTATCAAAAACGGCTACGACATCATCAAATACGCCCTCTTCGGCGCTGACGAGTTCAGCTTCGGCCAGGCTTTAATGGTCTCCGTAGGGTGCATCGTCTGTAAAAGTTGCCACATTCCGAATTGCCCCACCGGCATCACAGGCAGTCCGGAGATTTTCAAAGGTCATCCGGAACATACGAAAGCCTACCTGCTGGCCGTGGCCCAAGAAGTGCGCCAGATTCTCGCAGCGATGGGCTTCCGGCAACTGTCGGATATCACCGGCCGGTGCGAACTGCTTGTGCCCCGCACCGACCTGAAAACGCGCCATCCCCGTGCCGCCTTGCTCGATTTGTCCCGCTTCCTACAACCGGACATGGCTTTGTGCCGGTTAGAAGAGAAGTATCCCCAGAACCCGCCACCTGCCAGCGGAGTCAAGGAGATCGATCTGGGGTTGAATCGGAAGATTCTCGATGCCGCTTATGATGCCATCGATACGGCCCAGAACGCCGATCTGGTTTTCCGCATTCGCAATTCCGACCGCAGTGTGGGGGCAACAGTGGCAGGTCTAATCGCCCAGCTCTACGGGCGGGAAGGAATGCCGAATCATCGCAAAATCCGCGTGCGCTTTGAGGGGGAAGCCGGACAAAGTTTCGGCGCCTGGTGCGTCAATGGTCTGGATTTGGAGCTGCGAGGCTTTGCCCAGGATGGCGTGGCCAAGGGAATTTCCGGTGGGACGGTGGTAGTGACCCTAGATTATTCTGCCAGCGACTATGGGGGCGAAATCCAGAGCGTGGCCGGGAACAACGTCGGCTATGGTGCCACGGGCGGCACCATCTTCATCGGCGGCCGGGCGGGCCATCGCTTGGGTATCCGCAACAGCGGAGCGACCATCGTGGCCGAAGCCGCTGGCAAATATGCCTGCGAATACATGACCCGCGGGCGGGTTCTCATTCTCGGACCGGTCGAAAACGAGATCGGCTCCGGGATGACCGGCGGCGAACTGTTCATTTACGATCCCAAAAACGAGGTGCCGGCCAAGCTCCACGGCAAGAGCGTGACAGTCATCGATTGCTCCCACGTGGATTACGAATGGATGCACCCCTTGCTGCACCAATACTTTGCCCGCACAGGTAGCCGCCAGGCGGAGTACATCCTCAAGAACTGGGCGGAAATTCGCCGCGGACGCCGCATCCGTAAAGTCCTGCCCCTGGCCGTGGCCCGTGCTATGGAAGACCTCAAAACGGCGGGCACCAATGCCGGCTAA
- a CDS encoding zinc ribbon domain-containing protein, translating to MAVQVVCPDCQARLRLSEPPEAGMEIGCPRCGGSFTWSGERRVRSAEEDGTGRGRSSRDGAASGAATATRPKKKDKPRKIKLKKRKTNPALLWGAVGGGLVFVLVLAGLLYWFFSRKSVAQEMIAYLPAACDEISGINVGHLSRYPKFYEACEQVMTNYGFRKAMEAFAKVTGQKATDVVDYVVQGYGKQGGRTLEATVLRTKAEFDVGLLAKMPGAQKYTAEGVDYYTIQDPGLRYPGIRVFAPTNRLVVFTRGDMGEDVFRAMIQGHKGSEANTAFRRGGPLAQQTVRGTVWRFVLYDSGVIARMQPPPKRDGAAIGGTNDEDDLKREIAEILSGAKGYGIKASVGSRDVRGEWLVWYNDSEKAVQLRDKWRNLGWVRDDEQSPPRWWKALANKSGGGNTAPNVLKDNLSFRASSGVFIVRSAMEVKLLQNGIGSLVSTFTGEGSGGFMPPGMPGGGMPPGGIPPGGAGGPGGRRRRHLRTGSPQQRITTC from the coding sequence ATGGCAGTACAAGTCGTCTGTCCCGATTGCCAGGCTCGATTGCGATTGAGTGAGCCGCCGGAAGCGGGCATGGAAATTGGATGCCCACGTTGTGGCGGGAGTTTCACTTGGTCGGGTGAAAGAAGGGTTCGTTCGGCGGAGGAGGACGGAACAGGCCGTGGGCGTAGCTCCCGCGATGGAGCAGCGTCGGGCGCTGCTACGGCAACCCGACCCAAAAAGAAGGACAAGCCGCGTAAGATCAAACTGAAAAAGCGTAAAACCAACCCTGCCTTGCTCTGGGGGGCAGTCGGGGGCGGTTTGGTATTCGTTCTCGTCCTGGCCGGCTTGCTTTACTGGTTTTTCAGCCGCAAGAGTGTCGCCCAAGAAATGATCGCTTATCTTCCGGCGGCTTGCGATGAAATCAGCGGCATCAATGTCGGGCACCTGAGCCGTTATCCCAAGTTCTATGAGGCCTGCGAACAGGTTATGACGAATTACGGCTTCCGCAAGGCGATGGAGGCCTTTGCGAAGGTGACGGGACAAAAGGCAACCGACGTCGTGGACTATGTGGTCCAAGGCTACGGCAAGCAAGGGGGCCGAACATTGGAGGCGACGGTGCTCCGGACGAAAGCGGAATTCGATGTCGGACTACTGGCCAAGATGCCCGGAGCCCAGAAGTACACTGCCGAAGGAGTCGATTATTACACGATCCAAGATCCCGGTCTGCGCTATCCGGGAATTCGAGTGTTTGCCCCGACCAATCGGCTCGTTGTGTTCACCCGCGGCGACATGGGTGAAGACGTTTTTCGGGCCATGATCCAAGGACACAAAGGGAGTGAGGCAAATACAGCGTTTAGACGGGGTGGTCCACTGGCTCAGCAAACGGTGAGAGGCACAGTCTGGCGCTTTGTGCTCTACGACAGCGGTGTCATTGCCCGGATGCAACCGCCGCCGAAACGGGATGGCGCCGCCATCGGCGGAACCAATGACGAAGACGACCTCAAGCGGGAGATCGCTGAGATACTCAGCGGAGCAAAAGGTTACGGGATCAAAGCCAGCGTCGGTTCGCGAGATGTGCGGGGGGAATGGCTGGTTTGGTATAACGACAGCGAAAAGGCCGTCCAATTACGGGATAAATGGCGGAATCTAGGCTGGGTGCGAGACGATGAGCAAAGCCCGCCGCGCTGGTGGAAGGCCTTGGCCAACAAGTCAGGGGGCGGCAACACAGCACCGAATGTGCTCAAAGATAATCTTTCCTTCCGGGCTAGTTCCGGAGTGTTTATTGTACGCTCGGCGATGGAAGTGAAACTTTTGCAGAATGGCATCGGTTCGCTTGTGAGCACATTCACCGGGGAAGGGAGCGGTGGCTTCATGCCGCCTGGTATGCCGGGAGGAGGGATGCCTCCTGGGGGTATTCCGCCGGGGGGAGCCGGCGGTCCCGGCGGGCGACGGCGCCGCCACCTGCGGACTGGCAGCCCACAGCAGCGGATAACAACCTGTTAG
- a CDS encoding 7-cyano-7-deazaguanine synthase, with protein MSDIRIVPGPAGPADWPPPEACRQPIALLISGGIDSAVMLADAARRFPRVYPLYIRTGLIWEEAELAHLRRYLQAIESLQTIQPLVILDQPVGDLYGDHWSRSGQGVPAAGTPDEDVYLPGRNVLLLSKALLWCHLHHVSLLALAPLAANPFPDATPAFFAAMAAVVGQAVRDRFTIVRPYAHWHKPEVIRLGQELPLHLTFSCIQPVANGRHCGRCSKCYERAVAFRAARLPDPTDYDQPVLLPPDGECGHVSRQP; from the coding sequence GTGAGCGATATCCGAATTGTGCCCGGCCCGGCTGGTCCCGCCGATTGGCCGCCCCCGGAAGCCTGCCGTCAGCCCATCGCCCTCCTGATCAGCGGTGGGATCGACAGTGCGGTCATGCTGGCGGATGCCGCCCGGCGCTTCCCGCGCGTCTATCCTTTGTACATTCGCACGGGACTGATTTGGGAAGAGGCCGAATTGGCCCATCTCCGCCGCTACTTGCAAGCCATAGAGTCCCTGCAAACTATTCAGCCGCTTGTGATTCTGGACCAGCCGGTGGGCGATCTTTATGGCGATCATTGGAGTCGTAGCGGTCAAGGAGTCCCGGCGGCAGGGACGCCCGATGAGGACGTGTACCTTCCGGGCCGCAATGTGTTACTGCTATCCAAGGCCTTGCTTTGGTGCCATCTGCACCACGTGTCCCTGTTGGCTTTGGCTCCGCTGGCCGCCAATCCTTTCCCGGACGCCACCCCGGCCTTTTTTGCTGCCATGGCGGCTGTGGTGGGTCAAGCCGTCCGCGACCGCTTCACGATTGTGCGGCCCTATGCCCATTGGCACAAGCCCGAGGTGATCCGCCTGGGACAGGAACTCCCCTTGCATCTGACCTTTTCATGCATTCAGCCGGTGGCGAATGGGCGTCACTGCGGTCGCTGTAGCAAGTGCTACGAACGAGCTGTTGCCTTCCGCGCCGCAAGGCTGCCGGATCCCACAGACTATGACCAGCCGGTTCTCTTGCCCCCGGATGGAGAGTGTGGTCATGTTTCGCGTCAGCCGTGA
- a CDS encoding 6-pyruvoyl trahydropterin synthase family protein, with the protein MFRVSREIHFCYGHRLLHYAGKCRHLHGHNGKAVITLETRDLDARGMVVDFTDIKQMLGRWIDETLDHKMLLHRDDPIIPELRRLGEPFITLECNPTAENIARLIYEQARAFGLPVVEVTLWETESSYATYRPPAGGDKC; encoded by the coding sequence ATGTTTCGCGTCAGCCGTGAAATCCATTTTTGCTATGGCCACCGGCTGCTCCATTATGCCGGCAAGTGCCGCCATCTACATGGCCACAATGGCAAAGCGGTTATTACCTTGGAAACCCGCGATCTCGATGCCCGGGGCATGGTCGTGGATTTCACTGACATCAAACAGATGCTCGGACGGTGGATCGACGAAACCCTCGATCATAAGATGCTCCTGCACCGGGACGATCCGATCATTCCGGAATTGCGACGGCTGGGGGAACCTTTTATCACTTTGGAATGCAACCCCACCGCGGAGAACATCGCCCGCCTGATTTATGAACAAGCCCGCGCTTTCGGACTGCCCGTCGTCGAAGTCACACTGTGGGAGACCGAATCCTCCTATGCCACCTACCGTCCACCGGCGGGTGGTGATAAGTGTTAA